One window from the genome of Actinoplanes teichomyceticus ATCC 31121 encodes:
- the gatA gene encoding Asp-tRNA(Asn)/Glu-tRNA(Gln) amidotransferase subunit GatA, giving the protein MSDLTRLSAVELNKLITTREVSAVEVATAHLDRIDAVEDRVHAFLHVDREGALAAAKRVDDGEITGPLAGVPIAVKDVVATKGIPTTAASKILEGWKPPYDATIVERLKAAGMPILGKTNMDEFAMGSSTEYSAYGPTNNPWDLGRIPGGSGGGSSAALAAYEAPLAIGTDTGGSIRQPGAVTGTVGAKPTYGGTSRYGLIAFSSSLDTPGPCARTVEDTALLHAVMAGHDPRDSTSIPQPVPDVVAAARRGLQGDLTGVKLGLVKEFAGDGSEPGVAAAFKESLEALVKLGAEIVEVSCPHFQYALPAYYLIAPSECSSNLARFDGVRYGLRAGDDGRNSLEEVMSLTREAGFGPEVKRRIILGTYALSSGYYDAYYGQAQKVRTLITRDFQAAFEKVDVLVSPTTPFVAFPFGSRTSDPYQMYLADLFTIPTNLYGGPAISVPCGLSEGLPVGFQIMAPTLADDRMYRVAGALESAVGTLTPPAL; this is encoded by the coding sequence GTGAGCGACCTGACCCGGCTGTCGGCGGTCGAGCTGAACAAGCTGATCACCACCCGGGAGGTGTCCGCCGTCGAGGTGGCCACCGCCCACCTGGACCGGATCGACGCCGTCGAGGACCGTGTCCACGCGTTCCTGCACGTCGACCGGGAGGGCGCGCTCGCCGCGGCGAAGCGGGTCGACGACGGTGAGATCACCGGGCCGCTGGCCGGGGTGCCGATCGCGGTCAAGGACGTGGTGGCCACCAAGGGCATCCCGACCACCGCCGCGTCCAAGATCCTCGAAGGCTGGAAGCCGCCGTACGACGCGACCATCGTCGAGCGCCTCAAGGCCGCCGGTATGCCGATCCTCGGCAAGACCAACATGGACGAGTTCGCGATGGGCTCCTCCACGGAGTACAGCGCGTACGGCCCCACCAACAACCCGTGGGACCTGGGCCGGATCCCGGGCGGCTCGGGCGGTGGCTCGTCCGCCGCGCTGGCCGCCTACGAGGCCCCCCTGGCGATCGGGACCGACACCGGCGGCTCGATCCGCCAGCCGGGCGCGGTCACCGGCACGGTCGGCGCGAAGCCGACCTACGGCGGCACCTCGCGGTACGGCCTGATCGCGTTCTCCTCGTCGCTGGACACCCCCGGCCCGTGCGCCCGCACCGTCGAGGACACCGCGCTGCTGCACGCGGTGATGGCCGGCCACGACCCGCGGGACTCCACCTCGATCCCGCAGCCGGTGCCGGACGTGGTCGCCGCCGCCCGTCGCGGCCTGCAGGGCGACCTGACCGGGGTCAAGCTGGGCCTGGTCAAGGAGTTCGCCGGGGACGGCTCCGAGCCCGGTGTCGCGGCCGCCTTCAAGGAGTCGCTGGAGGCGCTGGTCAAGCTGGGCGCCGAGATCGTCGAGGTGTCCTGCCCGCACTTCCAGTACGCCCTGCCGGCCTACTACCTGATCGCGCCGAGCGAGTGCTCGTCGAACCTGGCCCGCTTCGACGGCGTCCGGTACGGCCTGCGCGCCGGCGACGACGGCCGCAACTCCCTCGAAGAGGTCATGTCGCTGACCCGGGAGGCCGGCTTCGGTCCCGAGGTCAAGCGCCGGATCATCCTCGGTACGTACGCGCTGTCCAGCGGGTACTACGACGCGTACTACGGGCAGGCGCAGAAGGTCCGTACCCTGATCACCCGGGACTTCCAGGCCGCCTTCGAGAAGGTGGACGTGCTGGTCTCGCCGACCACCCCGTTCGTGGCGTTCCCGTTCGGGTCGCGCACCTCCGACCCGTACCAGATGTACCTGGCCGACCTGTTCACCATCCCGACGAACCTGTACGGCGGCCCGGCGATCTCGGTCCCGTGCGGCCTCTCCGAGGGACTGCCGGTCGGCTTCCAGATCATGGCCCCGACCCTGGCCGACGACCGCATGTACCGGGTGGCCGGCGCGCTGGAGTCCGCCGTCGGCACGCTGACCCCGCCGGCGCTGTGA
- the gatC gene encoding Asp-tRNA(Asn)/Glu-tRNA(Gln) amidotransferase subunit GatC — MAAISREEVAHLARLSRLAVTEEELDRFAGQLDVILQSVARVGEVAAEDIPPTSHSVPLTNVYREDVPQPSLAQEAALSGAPDAYEGRFRVPRILDEEE, encoded by the coding sequence ATGGCCGCCATCTCCCGCGAAGAGGTAGCGCATCTGGCGCGCCTGTCGCGGCTCGCCGTGACCGAGGAGGAGCTCGATCGATTCGCGGGGCAGCTCGACGTGATCCTGCAGTCGGTGGCCCGGGTCGGTGAGGTGGCCGCGGAGGACATCCCGCCGACCTCGCACTCGGTGCCGCTGACCAACGTGTACCGCGAGGACGTTCCCCAGCCGAGCCTGGCGCAGGAGGCCGCGCTGTCCGGCGCGCCGGATGCGTACGAGGGCCGGTTCCGGGTGCCGCGCATCCTGGACGAGGAGGAATGA
- a CDS encoding putative bifunctional diguanylate cyclase/phosphodiesterase yields MDAVRPRTAASGPRRRRALIVTASLAAGVDLPLWAATRSDFATLPPAYWVMAALAVVADVRPHPLPGRRASRVILPSLCFTFAIALAWGFVPALVVQTIAVTVAGVRMRHTVPRTVHLAVQHTAGLGAASIVAGLASWRFGPRPDLGDAALTCAAAAAWIAARYAVAAVVLRCRSQRRTRHRRRERADLLATAALLLLAPVLLVVARVSPALLPMSLVALHAVHRMVRWAGESERAARVDALTGLPNRRALQSSMSERNPDRQRALLLLDLDRFRTVNDALGHGAGDRLLARVADRLADAVPRHDLVVRLGGDEFAVLATRVEGPASARRIAAHLAEALSRPFPMDGTPVELTASIGIALQSGRRDGGTLLREAETAMYEAKQRGDHVAVHGPDATHASPDRLALLADLRAALRHDPPDDGIVLYYQPQIAIATGEVVGVEALLRWRHPRRGLVGPQELLRVAEPTPVMRLLTGRVLDEVVAQLAGWRAIGRPLRAAVNVSARDLHAGDVADRVGRLLRDYELPSDLLQLEITESALMADPHRVLDTVTRLDRMGVAISLDDFGTGYSSLQHLRRLPLSEVKIDRSFVLGMAGDRGDAAIVRSVIGLADALGLRAVAEGVEDEVTWRLLAAAGCHAAQGWFHARPMPAAELAEWLSRYRPVRPGVRRGPWIPAK; encoded by the coding sequence ATGGATGCCGTTCGCCCGCGTACGGCCGCGTCCGGCCCCCGGCGGCGCCGCGCGCTGATCGTGACCGCGAGCCTGGCGGCCGGCGTCGATCTACCCCTCTGGGCGGCCACCCGGAGCGATTTCGCCACGCTGCCCCCGGCGTACTGGGTCATGGCGGCCCTGGCGGTCGTGGCCGATGTCCGGCCACACCCGCTGCCCGGCCGGCGGGCCAGCCGGGTGATCCTGCCGTCCCTCTGCTTCACCTTCGCCATCGCGCTGGCCTGGGGTTTCGTCCCGGCCCTGGTGGTCCAGACGATCGCCGTGACGGTCGCCGGGGTACGGATGCGGCACACCGTGCCCCGGACCGTCCACCTGGCGGTGCAGCACACCGCCGGGCTCGGGGCCGCGTCGATCGTGGCCGGACTGGCGTCCTGGCGATTCGGCCCGCGCCCGGATCTCGGCGACGCCGCGCTGACCTGTGCCGCGGCCGCCGCCTGGATCGCCGCCCGCTACGCGGTGGCGGCCGTGGTCCTGCGGTGCAGGTCGCAGCGGCGTACCCGGCATCGCCGGCGTGAGCGCGCCGATCTGCTCGCCACCGCCGCGCTGCTGCTGCTCGCCCCGGTCCTGCTGGTGGTCGCCCGGGTGAGCCCGGCCCTGTTGCCGATGTCGCTGGTGGCCCTGCACGCCGTGCACCGGATGGTCCGCTGGGCGGGCGAGTCGGAGCGGGCCGCCCGGGTCGACGCGCTCACCGGCCTGCCGAACCGGCGGGCCCTGCAGTCGAGCATGTCCGAGCGCAACCCGGACCGGCAGCGCGCCCTGCTGCTGCTGGACCTGGACCGGTTCCGCACGGTCAACGACGCGCTCGGGCACGGGGCCGGGGACCGGCTGCTGGCCCGGGTCGCCGACCGGCTGGCCGACGCGGTGCCCCGGCACGACCTGGTGGTCCGGCTCGGCGGGGACGAGTTCGCGGTGCTGGCCACCCGGGTCGAGGGGCCGGCGTCGGCGCGGCGGATCGCCGCGCACCTGGCCGAGGCGCTGAGCCGCCCGTTCCCGATGGACGGCACCCCGGTCGAGCTGACCGCCTCGATCGGGATCGCGCTGCAGTCCGGCCGCCGCGACGGCGGCACCCTGTTGCGCGAGGCGGAGACCGCGATGTACGAGGCGAAGCAGCGTGGCGATCACGTCGCGGTGCACGGCCCGGACGCCACGCACGCCTCCCCGGACCGGCTGGCGCTGCTCGCCGACCTGCGCGCCGCGCTGCGCCACGACCCGCCCGACGACGGGATAGTGCTCTATTATCAGCCGCAGATCGCCATCGCGACCGGCGAGGTGGTCGGCGTGGAGGCGCTGCTGCGCTGGCGGCACCCGCGGCGCGGCCTGGTCGGGCCTCAGGAACTGCTCCGGGTGGCCGAGCCCACCCCGGTGATGCGGCTGCTCACCGGCCGGGTGCTGGACGAGGTGGTGGCGCAGCTGGCCGGGTGGCGCGCGATCGGCCGGCCGCTGCGCGCCGCGGTCAACGTGAGCGCCCGGGACCTGCACGCCGGGGACGTCGCCGACCGGGTCGGCCGGCTGCTGCGTGACTACGAGCTGCCGTCCGACCTGCTGCAACTGGAGATCACCGAGAGCGCGCTGATGGCCGACCCGCACCGGGTGCTGGACACCGTCACCCGGCTGGACCGGATGGGCGTGGCGATCTCCCTGGACGACTTCGGCACCGGTTACTCGTCGTTGCAGCACCTGCGCCGGCTGCCGCTGTCCGAGGTGAAGATCGACCGGTCGTTCGTACTGGGCATGGCGGGCGACCGCGGGGACGCGGCGATCGTCCGGTCGGTGATCGGCCTGGCCGACGCGCTGGGCCTGCGCGCGGTCGCCGAGGGGGTGGAGGACGAGGTGACCTGGCGGCTGCTCGCGGCGGCCGGCTGCCATGCCGCGCAGGGCTGGTTCCACGCCCGGCCGATGCCGGCCGCCGAACTGGCCGAGTGGCTGAGCCGGTACCGGCCGGTCCGCCCCGGGGTTCGGCGCGGGCCGTGGATCCCGGCGAAATAG
- the ligA gene encoding NAD-dependent DNA ligase LigA: MSGSGPPGRRGVIPVLSGGATTVPRRSTDTEVAVTSPSAEPGAEPSAEPGAEAAARHAELADEIRDHQYRYYVLDAPIISDGQFDALLRELEALETEFPALRTPDSPTQTVGGTFSSDFAPVQHIERMMSLDNVFTFDDLDAWAERTVRDAGGPVAFLCELKVDGLAINLTYENGKLVRGVTRGDGRTGDDVTPNVRTIREIPERLAGEDVPGLLEVRGEIYFPAEAFADLNASLVEQGRAPFANPRNAAAGSLRQKDPRVTASRGLRMVVHGIGAREGFNPASQSEAYDALKAWGLPTSSRWRLVEDMAGVRKFIEYYGAHRHDVEHEIDGVVVKVDAVAIQGRLGSTSRAPRWAIAFKYPPEEVTTKLLDIAVNVGRTGRVTPYAVLEPVQVAGSTVAQATLHNAREVARKGVLIGDTVVLRKAGDVIPEVLGPVVDLRPADARPFVMPTECPACGTPLAPAKESDVDIRCPNAESCPGQLRERLATLASRDVLDIEVLGDKAARALLDSGVLHNEGDLFSLTEEDLLRVPFFVNQNGKLGSNAGKMLRSLAEAKSRPFARVLVALSIRHVGPTAAAALAREYGSMAALEEVLARTAADPEAVAASAEAAEAAAEAAGAAAPADGDPQAAASPDAESPDAASPDVASPDVASPDVASPDAAAADAAAGDAASPDAAAVAERARRKAKAVDPLAAVDGVGPIIADSLREWFTVPWHREIIGKWRAAGVRMADERVESGPRPLEGVTVVVTGTLAGFTRDQAAEAVTSRGGKVSGSVSKKTGFVVVGDNPGSKYDKALGLKVPVLDETGFGVLLSDGPDAARAVAEVAAED, encoded by the coding sequence ATGTCAGGAAGCGGGCCGCCGGGTCGCCGAGGTGTGATCCCCGTTTTGTCGGGGGGTGCGACTACCGTGCCTCGTAGGTCAACAGACACGGAGGTTGCGGTGACTTCACCCAGCGCAGAGCCCGGCGCGGAGCCTAGCGCGGAACCCGGCGCGGAGGCCGCCGCGCGGCACGCCGAGCTCGCCGATGAGATCCGTGACCATCAGTACCGCTACTACGTGCTCGACGCCCCGATCATCTCCGACGGGCAGTTCGACGCGCTGCTGCGCGAGCTGGAGGCGCTGGAGACCGAGTTCCCGGCGCTGCGTACCCCGGACTCCCCGACGCAGACGGTCGGCGGCACGTTCTCCAGCGACTTCGCCCCGGTGCAGCACATCGAGCGAATGATGTCGCTGGACAACGTCTTCACCTTCGACGACCTGGACGCCTGGGCCGAGCGTACGGTGCGCGACGCCGGCGGCCCGGTCGCGTTCCTCTGCGAGCTCAAGGTCGACGGCCTGGCGATCAATCTGACGTACGAGAACGGCAAGCTGGTCCGTGGCGTCACCCGGGGCGACGGGCGCACCGGTGACGACGTGACGCCCAACGTGCGGACCATCCGGGAGATCCCGGAGCGGCTGGCCGGCGAGGACGTGCCCGGGCTGCTCGAGGTGCGCGGCGAGATCTACTTTCCGGCCGAGGCGTTCGCCGACCTCAACGCGTCGCTGGTGGAGCAGGGCAGGGCGCCGTTCGCCAACCCGCGCAACGCCGCCGCCGGCAGCCTCCGGCAGAAGGACCCGCGGGTCACCGCGTCCCGCGGCCTGCGGATGGTGGTGCACGGCATCGGCGCGCGGGAGGGTTTCAACCCGGCGTCGCAGTCGGAGGCGTACGACGCGCTGAAGGCCTGGGGGCTGCCCACCAGCTCGCGGTGGCGGCTGGTCGAGGACATGGCCGGCGTCCGGAAGTTCATCGAGTACTACGGCGCGCACCGGCACGACGTCGAGCACGAGATCGACGGCGTGGTGGTCAAGGTCGACGCGGTGGCGATCCAGGGCCGGCTCGGCTCGACCAGCCGCGCGCCCCGCTGGGCCATCGCCTTCAAGTACCCGCCGGAGGAGGTCACCACCAAGCTGCTCGACATCGCCGTGAACGTGGGACGCACCGGCCGGGTCACGCCGTACGCGGTGCTCGAACCGGTGCAGGTGGCCGGCTCCACGGTCGCCCAGGCCACCCTGCACAACGCCCGGGAGGTTGCTCGCAAGGGCGTGCTGATCGGGGACACCGTGGTGCTGCGCAAGGCCGGTGACGTGATCCCGGAGGTGCTCGGCCCGGTCGTCGACCTGCGCCCGGCCGACGCCCGGCCGTTCGTCATGCCCACCGAGTGCCCGGCCTGCGGCACGCCCCTGGCCCCGGCCAAGGAGAGCGACGTCGACATCCGCTGCCCGAACGCCGAGTCCTGCCCCGGCCAGCTGCGCGAGCGGCTCGCCACGCTGGCCAGCCGCGACGTGCTCGACATCGAGGTGCTCGGCGACAAGGCGGCGCGGGCGCTGCTCGACTCGGGCGTGCTGCACAACGAGGGCGACCTCTTCTCGCTCACCGAGGAGGATCTGCTCCGCGTCCCGTTCTTCGTCAACCAGAACGGCAAGCTCGGCAGCAACGCGGGGAAGATGCTGCGCAGCCTGGCGGAGGCGAAATCCCGCCCGTTCGCGCGGGTGCTGGTCGCGCTCTCGATCCGGCACGTCGGCCCGACCGCGGCGGCCGCCCTCGCCCGGGAGTACGGCTCGATGGCCGCGCTGGAGGAGGTGCTCGCCCGGACGGCGGCCGACCCGGAGGCGGTGGCCGCCAGCGCCGAGGCGGCCGAGGCCGCGGCGGAGGCCGCCGGAGCGGCAGCGCCGGCGGACGGCGACCCGCAGGCGGCCGCGTCCCCGGACGCTGAGTCCCCGGATGCCGCGTCCCCGGACGTCGCCTCCCCGGACGTCGCCTCCCCGGACGTCGCCTCCCCGGATGCCGCCGCCGCGGATGCCGCCGCCGGGGACGCGGCATCCCCGGACGCCGCCGCCGTGGCGGAGCGGGCCAGGCGGAAGGCCAAGGCGGTCGATCCGCTCGCCGCCGTCGACGGGGTCGGGCCGATCATCGCGGACAGCCTCCGCGAGTGGTTCACCGTGCCCTGGCACCGCGAGATCATCGGCAAGTGGCGTGCCGCCGGCGTCAGGATGGCCGACGAGCGGGTGGAGAGCGGGCCGCGCCCGCTGGAGGGTGTGACCGTGGTGGTGACCGGCACGCTGGCCGGTTTCACCCGGGACCAGGCGGCCGAGGCGGTCACCTCGCGGGGTGGCAAGGTCAGCGGCTCGGTGTCGAAGAAGACCGGGTTCGTGGTGGTCGGCGACAACCCGGGCAGCAAGTACGACAAGGCGCTCGGGCTCAAGGTGCCGGTGCTCGACGAGACCGGCTTCGGTGTTCTGCTCAGCGACGGGCCGGACGCGGCCCGCGCGGTGGCGGAGGTCGCCGCGGAGGACTGA
- a CDS encoding methionine synthase: MPESTPEFVWPAGAATGIGSLPGTDIAEAQRIVLGELPDLPHLPELPERGPGADLIGRGAGFLVDLPVQLYAGRWQIAGRPGRDLRRTADLLERDLDQLTEQADGFTGTLKVQAAGPWTLAANLELPVGGRMLRDPGAVRDLADSLAEGLRRHVADVRKRVPGATVLLQLDEPSLPSVLAGQVPTESGLSAYRAVPAPDAASRLRAVVEAVDTPVVVHCCAPDVPLQVIRDASASAVAFDLSLLAELDPVGEAVEAGLGLFVGAAPTRPAAGQRPDAKQIAERVRKLWQRLGFPAARLPRQVVLTPACGLAGAAPGYVRALLKACQEAGRRVAEV; this comes from the coding sequence ATGCCTGAGAGCACCCCGGAGTTCGTCTGGCCGGCCGGCGCCGCCACCGGCATCGGCTCGCTGCCCGGCACCGACATCGCCGAGGCGCAGCGGATCGTGCTGGGCGAGCTGCCCGACCTGCCGCACCTGCCCGAGCTGCCGGAGCGCGGCCCGGGCGCGGACCTGATCGGCCGCGGCGCCGGGTTCCTGGTCGATCTGCCGGTGCAGCTGTACGCCGGCCGCTGGCAGATCGCCGGCCGGCCCGGCAGGGATCTGCGGCGTACGGCCGATCTGCTGGAGCGCGACCTGGACCAGCTGACCGAGCAGGCCGACGGGTTCACCGGCACGCTGAAGGTCCAGGCGGCCGGCCCGTGGACCCTGGCTGCCAACCTCGAGCTGCCGGTCGGCGGCCGGATGCTTCGTGACCCGGGCGCGGTCCGCGATCTCGCCGACTCGCTCGCCGAGGGGCTCCGGCGGCACGTCGCGGACGTGCGCAAACGGGTGCCGGGCGCGACCGTGCTGCTGCAGCTCGACGAGCCGTCGCTGCCGTCCGTGCTGGCCGGGCAGGTGCCGACGGAGAGCGGGCTGAGCGCGTACCGGGCGGTGCCCGCTCCGGACGCCGCGTCCCGGCTGCGCGCCGTGGTGGAGGCGGTGGACACCCCGGTGGTGGTGCACTGCTGCGCGCCGGACGTGCCGTTGCAGGTGATCCGGGACGCGTCCGCGTCCGCGGTCGCCTTCGACCTGTCGCTGCTGGCGGAGCTGGACCCGGTGGGCGAGGCGGTCGAGGCCGGGCTGGGCCTGTTCGTCGGCGCGGCGCCGACCCGGCCGGCCGCCGGGCAGCGGCCGGATGCCAAGCAGATCGCGGAACGGGTACGGAAGTTGTGGCAGCGGCTCGGCTTCCCGGCGGCCCGGCTGCCGCGGCAGGTGGTGCTCACCCCGGCCTGTGGACTGGCCGGCGCCGCTCCGGGGTATGTGCGTGCCCTGCTGAAGGCATGTCAGGAAGCGGGCCGCCGGGTCGCCGAGGTGTGA
- the mnmA gene encoding tRNA 2-thiouridine(34) synthase MnmA translates to MRVLAAMSGGVDSAVAAARAKDAGHDVTGVHLALARNPQTYRTGARGCCTLEDSRDARRAADVIGIPFYVWDMADEFHAGVVDDFVEEYAAGRTPNPCLRCNEKIKFAAVLDRAVALGFDAVVTGHHARLGADALLRRSVDLAKDQSYVLAVLTGEQLARAVFPLGDSTKEQVRAEAAARGLAVADKPDSHDICFIADGDTRGFLQSRLGAAPGDIVDGRTGEKLGTHNGAYGFTIGQRKGLNLRVPAPDGRPRYVLSITPVSNTVTVGPREDLEVDVVTATRPIWHDASAELDCEVQLRAHGEVVPAAVTVTGDSLVARLKTPARGVAAGQAVVAYRPDAGGDIVLGSATITAGTRAAAHA, encoded by the coding sequence ATGCGAGTTCTTGCGGCCATGTCCGGCGGCGTCGACTCCGCGGTCGCCGCGGCCCGCGCCAAGGACGCCGGGCACGACGTCACCGGGGTGCACCTGGCGCTGGCGCGTAACCCCCAGACGTACCGGACCGGCGCGCGCGGCTGCTGCACGCTGGAGGATTCGCGGGACGCGCGGCGGGCCGCCGACGTGATCGGCATCCCGTTCTACGTGTGGGACATGGCCGACGAGTTCCACGCCGGGGTGGTCGACGACTTCGTCGAGGAGTACGCCGCGGGTCGTACGCCGAACCCGTGCCTGCGCTGCAACGAGAAGATCAAGTTCGCGGCGGTGCTGGACCGGGCGGTGGCGCTGGGCTTCGACGCGGTGGTGACCGGGCACCACGCCCGGCTCGGGGCCGACGCTCTGCTGCGCCGCAGCGTCGACCTGGCCAAGGACCAGTCGTACGTGCTGGCCGTGCTGACCGGCGAGCAGCTGGCCCGGGCGGTGTTCCCGCTCGGCGACTCGACCAAGGAGCAGGTCCGCGCGGAGGCGGCGGCGCGCGGGCTGGCCGTCGCCGACAAGCCGGACTCGCACGACATCTGCTTCATCGCCGACGGCGACACCCGCGGCTTTCTCCAGAGCCGGCTGGGTGCGGCGCCCGGCGACATCGTGGACGGGCGCACCGGGGAGAAACTCGGCACCCACAACGGCGCCTACGGGTTCACGATCGGCCAGCGCAAGGGCCTCAACCTGCGGGTTCCGGCGCCGGACGGCCGTCCGCGCTACGTGCTGTCGATCACTCCGGTGTCCAACACGGTGACCGTCGGCCCGCGCGAGGACCTCGAGGTGGACGTGGTCACCGCGACCCGCCCGATCTGGCACGACGCGTCCGCCGAGCTCGACTGCGAGGTGCAGCTGAGGGCACACGGCGAGGTGGTCCCGGCCGCGGTCACGGTCACCGGGGACTCGCTGGTGGCCCGGCTGAAGACCCCGGCCCGCGGGGTCGCCGCCGGGCAGGCCGTCGTCGCGTACCGGCCGGACGCCGGTGGCGACATCGTGCTCGGCTCGGCCACCATCACCGCCGGCACCCGGGCGGCCGCCCATGCCTGA
- a CDS encoding cysteine desulfurase family protein has translation MAYLDHAATTPMLPAALDAYVAAAREIGNPSSLHAAGRGARRMVEESRERIAAVIGARPSEVIFTGGGTEADNLATKGVFWARRDAEPGRRRVVASAVEHHAVLDAVDWLGTHEGAEVTLLPVDGDGRVDPDVFAELVRSHGDEIAVVSVQWANNEVGTVQPVPELAAVAATAGIPFHTDAVQAVGQVPVDFAASGVAALTLTGHKLGGPVGAGALVLGRDVSCTPLLHGGGQERDVRSGTLDTPGVVAFAVAVEATVRARLEYADRVAALRDELVRRVLAAVPDAIYNGDAERRLPGNAHFSFPGCEGDALLLLLDAQGIYCSTGSACSAGVAQPSHVLLAMGADDARARSSLRFSLGHDSTEADLDALLAALPGAVERARRAGAWKSPR, from the coding sequence ATGGCCTACCTCGATCATGCGGCGACCACGCCGATGCTCCCCGCCGCGCTGGACGCCTACGTGGCCGCGGCGCGGGAGATCGGCAATCCGTCCTCCCTGCACGCGGCCGGACGTGGCGCCCGGCGGATGGTCGAGGAGTCCCGGGAGCGGATCGCGGCGGTGATCGGGGCCCGGCCCTCCGAGGTGATCTTCACGGGCGGCGGGACCGAGGCGGACAACCTGGCCACCAAGGGTGTCTTCTGGGCGCGGCGGGATGCCGAGCCGGGGCGGCGGCGGGTGGTGGCCTCGGCGGTCGAGCACCACGCGGTGCTGGACGCGGTGGACTGGCTCGGCACGCACGAGGGCGCCGAGGTGACCCTGCTGCCGGTGGACGGCGACGGCCGGGTGGACCCGGACGTGTTCGCCGAGCTGGTGCGCTCGCACGGCGACGAGATCGCGGTGGTGAGCGTGCAGTGGGCCAACAACGAGGTCGGCACGGTCCAGCCGGTGCCCGAGCTGGCGGCGGTCGCGGCCACCGCGGGCATCCCGTTCCACACCGACGCGGTCCAGGCGGTCGGGCAGGTGCCGGTGGACTTCGCCGCCAGCGGGGTGGCCGCGCTCACCCTGACCGGGCACAAGCTGGGCGGGCCGGTCGGTGCCGGCGCGCTGGTGCTGGGCCGTGACGTGAGCTGCACGCCGCTGCTGCACGGCGGCGGGCAGGAGCGGGACGTACGCTCCGGCACGCTGGACACCCCGGGCGTGGTGGCGTTCGCGGTGGCCGTGGAGGCGACCGTGCGGGCCCGGCTGGAGTACGCGGACCGGGTCGCCGCCCTGCGTGACGAGCTGGTCCGGCGGGTGCTGGCCGCGGTCCCGGACGCGATCTACAACGGTGACGCCGAGCGCCGGCTGCCCGGCAACGCGCACTTCTCCTTCCCCGGCTGCGAGGGTGACGCGCTGCTGCTGCTCCTGGACGCGCAGGGGATCTACTGCTCGACCGGCTCGGCGTGCTCGGCCGGGGTGGCGCAGCCCAGCCACGTGCTGCTGGCGATGGGCGCGGACGACGCCCGGGCCCGCTCGTCGCTGCGGTTCTCGCTCGGGCACGACAGCACCGAGGCGGACCTGGACGCGTTGCTGGCCGCGCTGCCCGGCGCGGTGGAGCGCGCCCGCCGGGCCGGGGCGTGGAAGAGCCCCAGATAG
- a CDS encoding electron transfer flavoprotein subunit alpha/FixB family protein, producing the protein MAEVLVVVEASQAAGVKKVTLEMLTIARTLGSPSAVVFGDAAQFTDKLAEFGAEKIYAASGDDVEGYLVAPKATVVAELVQRVQPAAVLLGSTQEGKEIAGRLAVKLDNGLLTDAVEVAADGTATQVVFAGSTIVKSKVTKGLPIVTIRPNSTTPAPAPASPSVEQLTVAVSEKDKLAKVVERVAEQKGSRPELTEASIVVSGGRGVGNADNFKLVEELADLLGGAVGASRAAVDSGYYPHQFQVGQTGKTVSPQLYVALGISGAIQHRAGMQTSKTIVAVNKDAEAPIFELADFGVVGDLFKIVPQAADEIRKRK; encoded by the coding sequence ATGGCTGAGGTACTGGTCGTCGTCGAGGCCTCGCAGGCCGCCGGCGTCAAGAAGGTCACGCTGGAGATGCTGACCATCGCCCGCACCCTGGGCTCGCCGTCCGCGGTGGTGTTCGGCGATGCCGCGCAGTTCACCGACAAGCTGGCCGAATTCGGCGCCGAGAAGATCTACGCGGCGTCCGGTGACGACGTCGAGGGCTACCTGGTCGCGCCGAAGGCCACCGTCGTGGCCGAGCTGGTCCAGCGGGTGCAGCCGGCCGCCGTGCTGCTCGGCTCCACCCAGGAGGGCAAGGAGATCGCCGGCCGCCTGGCGGTCAAGCTGGACAACGGCCTGCTGACCGACGCGGTCGAGGTGGCCGCCGACGGCACCGCCACCCAGGTCGTCTTCGCCGGTTCCACGATCGTCAAGTCCAAGGTCACCAAGGGCCTGCCGATCGTCACCATCCGGCCGAACTCGACCACCCCGGCGCCCGCACCCGCGTCGCCGTCGGTCGAGCAGCTGACCGTCGCGGTGTCCGAGAAGGACAAGCTGGCCAAGGTCGTCGAGCGGGTCGCCGAGCAGAAGGGCTCCCGCCCCGAGCTCACCGAGGCCTCGATCGTCGTCTCCGGCGGCCGCGGCGTCGGCAACGCCGACAACTTCAAGCTGGTCGAGGAGCTCGCCGACCTGCTCGGCGGCGCGGTCGGCGCCTCCCGTGCCGCGGTCGACTCCGGTTACTACCCGCACCAGTTCCAGGTCGGACAGACCGGCAAGACCGTCTCCCCGCAGCTCTACGTCGCGCTGGGCATCTCCGGCGCGATCCAGCACCGGGCCGGCATGCAGACCTCGAAGACCATCGTCGCGGTGAACAAGGACGCCGAGGCGCCGATCTTCGAGCTCGCCGACTTCGGTGTCGTCGGCGACCTCTTCAAGATCGTCCCGCAGGCGGCGGACGAGATCCGCAAGCGCAAGTAA